Proteins co-encoded in one Actinomycetota bacterium genomic window:
- the istA gene encoding IS21 family transposase has translation MHDWAEVHRLAVAGKTTTDIAEALGMSRNTVTRLRALSSPPAYERPSPGSLLDPHKDTIAALLDDDAEAPATAIIEHLRRDGYRGGITILKGYLATVRPQFLAAKHYQRTTYLPGEIGQFDWWHTGLAVPVGKGRCREAMGLVGSLPHSAGHAVVYTFSRTTADFCTGFAGCLSRLGGTPDKAVFDNDTSIVASRTGGKVRLHSEVDALLGHFGIQAVVLRPRTPESKGQVERLISYLQTSFIPLRSFDDLTDLQAQSDAWNLEVAQRRHLRRLGATVGEALAVERSFLHALPAEAPDLYARLEVRVSKDSFVRVAGADYSVPPGYAGRRVSVRLSLWEVVVFCDHQRIAAHRRSYVPADVVIDPAHARALRLAREAKARLERSDVEMPTVDLSVYDTVVTP, from the coding sequence GTGCACGACTGGGCAGAGGTCCACCGCCTCGCAGTGGCGGGCAAGACCACCACCGACATCGCCGAAGCCCTGGGCATGAGTCGCAACACGGTGACTCGGCTCAGGGCCCTGAGCAGCCCCCCGGCCTACGAGCGACCGTCGCCGGGGTCCCTGTTGGATCCCCACAAGGACACGATCGCGGCGCTGCTCGACGACGATGCGGAGGCACCCGCCACCGCGATCATCGAGCATCTCCGCCGCGACGGCTACCGCGGCGGCATCACGATCCTGAAGGGCTACCTCGCCACGGTGCGCCCGCAGTTCCTGGCGGCCAAGCACTACCAGCGCACGACCTACCTGCCGGGGGAGATCGGACAGTTCGACTGGTGGCACACCGGCCTGGCGGTGCCGGTGGGCAAAGGTCGGTGCCGGGAGGCCATGGGGCTGGTGGGCTCCCTGCCGCACTCGGCGGGTCACGCCGTGGTCTACACGTTCTCCCGCACCACGGCCGACTTCTGCACCGGCTTCGCCGGGTGTCTGTCCAGGCTGGGCGGGACACCGGACAAGGCGGTGTTCGACAACGACACCTCGATCGTGGCCTCCCGCACCGGGGGGAAGGTGCGGCTGCACTCTGAGGTGGATGCCCTCCTCGGCCACTTCGGCATCCAGGCAGTGGTGCTCCGGCCCCGCACCCCGGAATCCAAGGGTCAGGTGGAGCGGCTCATCTCCTACCTGCAGACCTCGTTCATCCCCTTGCGCAGCTTCGATGACCTGACCGACCTCCAGGCACAGTCCGATGCCTGGAACCTCGAGGTCGCCCAGCGCCGCCATCTGCGACGCCTGGGGGCAACCGTGGGGGAGGCCCTGGCCGTCGAGCGGAGCTTCCTGCACGCCCTCCCAGCCGAAGCCCCCGACCTCTACGCCCGCCTGGAGGTGCGGGTCTCCAAGGACAGCTTCGTGCGGGTGGCCGGGGCCGACTACTCGGTTCCTCCGGGCTACGCCGGGCGGCGGGTCTCGGTGCGGCTGTCGCTCTGGGAGGTGGTGGTGTTCTGCGACCACCAGCGCATCGCCGCCCACCGCCGCAGCTACGTGCCGGCCGACGTGGTGATCGATCCCGCCCATGCCCGAGCGCTCCGCTTGGCCAGGGAAGCCAAGGCCCGCCTGGAGAGAAGCGACGTCGAGATGCCCACGGTGGACCTCAGCGTCTACGACACCGTGGTGACGCCGTGA
- the istB gene encoding IS21-like element helper ATPase IstB — protein sequence MTAASEVAYLARAMKAPRIPDAAASLARRAREESWDYEAYLAAVLSEEVASRDTHGGQNRVKAARFPQVKTVDDFDFSFQRSVKKATIAHLAQLDFIAERSNVVFLGPPGTGKTHLSIALGVQAARRGYRVAFATAHEWVNRLGAAKRAGRLDEELERLRRVPLVICDEVGYIPFDPEAASLFFALISSRYERASMIVSSNKNFSAWAEIFGDPVAVAAMADRLVHHAEVIVLRGDSYRLKGKGEEVTGPPKAH from the coding sequence GTGACTGCGGCCTCCGAGGTGGCCTACCTGGCCCGGGCCATGAAGGCGCCCCGGATCCCCGACGCCGCCGCCAGCCTGGCCCGCCGAGCCCGGGAGGAGTCCTGGGACTACGAGGCCTACCTGGCAGCGGTGCTCTCCGAGGAGGTCGCCTCCCGGGACACCCACGGCGGCCAGAACCGAGTGAAGGCCGCCCGGTTCCCTCAGGTGAAGACCGTCGACGACTTCGACTTCTCCTTCCAGCGCTCGGTCAAGAAGGCCACCATCGCCCACCTGGCCCAGCTGGACTTCATCGCCGAGCGCAGCAACGTCGTGTTCCTGGGCCCACCCGGCACGGGCAAAACCCATCTGTCGATTGCTCTCGGGGTCCAGGCTGCCCGGCGGGGCTACCGGGTGGCCTTCGCCACCGCCCATGAGTGGGTGAACCGCCTCGGGGCCGCCAAGCGGGCGGGCCGGCTGGACGAGGAGCTCGAGCGGCTGCGCCGGGTGCCCCTTGTGATCTGCGACGAGGTGGGCTACATCCCCTTCGACCCCGAGGCGGCCTCGTTGTTCTTCGCTTTGATCAGCTCCCGCTACGAGCGGGCCTCCATGATCGTGAGCTCCAACAAGAACTTCTCGGCCTGGGCGGAGATCTTCGGGGATCCCGTCGCCGTCGCCGCCATGGCCGACCGACTCGTCCACCACGCCGAGGTGATCGTCCTACGAGGCGACAGCTACCGGCTCAAGGGCAAGGGAGAGGAGGTGACGGGGCCGCCCAAGGCCCACTGA
- a CDS encoding phosphatase PAP2 family protein, with protein sequence MDASLYRWFNSLADRTQWLHPMGVAYAKFGVGLLVLLLLLGAWLIVRREETEEQGFARMAGVAWAGLSAVVALGLNQVIGKLVGRARPYTAMPAAHVLIARTHDFSFPSDHACVMGAVAAGLWLVDRRLGIAAGVAALAMAVARVYVGVHYPGDVLAGLVVGGAVAAIGWIPARWFLVPAVRWIARTPAGVLVYSGRS encoded by the coding sequence ATGGACGCCTCCCTCTACCGCTGGTTCAACTCGCTCGCCGACCGGACGCAGTGGCTGCATCCGATGGGCGTGGCCTACGCCAAGTTCGGCGTCGGGCTGCTGGTCCTCCTCCTCCTCCTGGGCGCCTGGCTGATCGTCCGCCGGGAGGAGACCGAGGAGCAGGGCTTCGCCCGCATGGCGGGCGTGGCGTGGGCCGGACTCTCGGCGGTCGTGGCGCTGGGCCTGAACCAGGTGATCGGCAAGCTGGTCGGCCGGGCCCGCCCGTACACGGCGATGCCGGCTGCCCACGTGCTCATCGCCCGCACCCACGACTTCTCGTTCCCCAGCGACCACGCCTGCGTCATGGGAGCGGTGGCCGCCGGCCTCTGGCTGGTGGACCGGCGCCTGGGGATCGCCGCCGGAGTCGCCGCCCTGGCGATGGCGGTGGCCAGGGTGTACGTCGGGGTCCACTATCCCGGCGATGTCCTGGCCGGGCTCGTGGTGGGCGGGGCGGTGGCGGCCATCGGGTGGATCCCGGCCCGCTGGTTCCTGGTGCCAGCGGTGCGCTGGATCGCCCGGACTCCCGCTGGGGTGTTGGTGTACTCGGGAAGGAGCTGA
- a CDS encoding histone deacetylase, with amino-acid sequence MTQPLIYADPTSQAHDGGADHPERPERLRACLDACASAGFAVEESLPAATDEQLARVHDPMYVARLQRFCERGGGRMDPDTYVTEASFAIARRASGAACAAVDRALNDEGATFCLVRPPGHHATQARGMGFCLLNHVAVGAAHAIASGARRVAIVDFDVHHGNGTQDIFWDRSDVAYLSLHQFPWYPGTGLLEEIGGGAGAGATLNIPLPAGTPDAVYLAAFRRIVLPALDRWKPDLIAVSAGYDAHHRDPLASMRMTSAGFGTMTSLLMAAADRLCAGRILMTLEGGYDLKALGSSLVATLQAMGDPTGHAGHAGEDDGPLDGPPESVAALERAEAFHRAPAAT; translated from the coding sequence TTGACCCAGCCCCTGATCTATGCCGACCCCACCAGCCAGGCCCACGACGGCGGCGCCGACCACCCCGAGCGGCCTGAGCGGCTGCGGGCCTGCCTGGACGCCTGCGCCTCGGCGGGCTTCGCCGTCGAGGAATCCCTGCCCGCCGCCACCGACGAGCAGCTCGCCCGGGTCCACGACCCCATGTACGTCGCCCGGCTGCAGCGCTTCTGCGAGCGGGGCGGGGGGCGGATGGACCCCGACACCTATGTCACCGAGGCCTCGTTCGCCATCGCCCGGCGGGCGTCTGGGGCGGCCTGTGCCGCCGTGGACCGGGCGCTCAACGACGAGGGGGCAACGTTCTGCCTCGTGCGCCCGCCGGGCCACCACGCCACGCAGGCCCGGGGGATGGGGTTCTGCCTCCTGAACCACGTCGCCGTCGGCGCCGCGCACGCCATCGCGAGCGGGGCCCGACGGGTGGCGATCGTGGACTTCGACGTCCACCACGGCAACGGCACCCAGGACATCTTCTGGGACCGCTCCGACGTCGCCTACCTCTCCCTGCACCAGTTCCCCTGGTATCCCGGCACCGGGCTGCTGGAGGAGATCGGGGGCGGGGCGGGGGCGGGGGCGACGCTCAACATCCCGCTGCCGGCGGGCACGCCCGACGCCGTCTACCTCGCGGCCTTCCGGCGCATCGTGCTGCCCGCCCTGGACCGCTGGAAACCCGATCTCATCGCCGTGAGCGCGGGCTATGACGCCCACCACCGGGACCCGCTGGCGTCGATGCGCATGACCTCGGCGGGCTTCGGCACAATGACCTCGCTGCTGATGGCCGCCGCCGACCGGCTGTGCGCCGGGCGCATCCTGATGACCCTGGAGGGGGGGTACGATCTGAAGGCGCTGGGCTCGTCGTTGGTGGCGACGCTGCAGGCGATGGGCGACCCCACAGGCCACGCCGGCCACGCCGGCGAGGACGACGGTCCCCTCGACGGCCCACCGGAGTCGGTGGCGGCGCTGGAGCGGGCCGAGGCATTTCACCGGGCTCCCGCTGCGACATAG
- a CDS encoding CCA tRNA nucleotidyltransferase → MSQIARGAVPAPALDLAAAFAARGIPLYLVGGWVRDSLLGKASPDLDFATPAPPEVTREILGSWTKGTVWTTGIEFGTVAAQKRGDRVEVTTFRTERYEPGSRNPTVAFATELETDLSRRDFTINAMAIALPGIELVDPFRGLDDLAQRRIRTPLSPEVAFGDDPLRMLRALRFASSLDFEVDADVLAAIGTMRGRLAIVSRERVRDEFSKLMLGHSPSAALRLATEVGLADEFMPELSRLRLEQDPIHRHKDVFAHTLAVLDNAIALESEGPDLVLRLAALFHDVGKPKTRAITEEGVTFHHHEVVGAEMTEVRMRELRFPGSVIAEVRQLVYLHLRLHTYRLGWTDKAVRRYVRDAGALLGKLNTLVRSDCTTRNERKAAQLSARMDQLEERIRELAAREELMALRPALDGVQVMEHLGIRPGPRVGQALAFLMEIRLDEGEIGEEEAYQRLDGWWAEQDRKETA, encoded by the coding sequence GTGTCCCAGATCGCCCGCGGCGCGGTGCCCGCCCCCGCGCTCGACCTCGCCGCGGCTTTCGCCGCCCGGGGCATCCCCCTGTACCTGGTGGGGGGATGGGTGCGCGACTCGCTGCTGGGCAAGGCGTCGCCCGACCTCGACTTCGCCACGCCCGCCCCGCCCGAGGTCACCCGGGAGATCTTGGGCTCCTGGACGAAGGGCACGGTGTGGACCACGGGCATCGAGTTCGGCACGGTGGCCGCCCAGAAGCGGGGCGACCGGGTGGAGGTCACCACCTTCCGCACCGAGCGCTACGAGCCTGGCTCCCGGAACCCCACGGTGGCCTTCGCCACCGAGCTGGAGACCGACCTCTCCCGGCGCGACTTCACCATCAACGCCATGGCGATCGCGCTCCCCGGCATCGAGCTGGTGGACCCCTTCCGGGGCCTCGACGACCTCGCCCAGCGCCGGATCCGCACCCCGCTGTCGCCCGAGGTGGCCTTCGGGGACGACCCCCTGCGCATGCTGCGCGCGCTCCGATTCGCCTCCAGCCTCGACTTCGAGGTCGACGCCGACGTGCTGGCCGCCATCGGGACGATGCGGGGGCGGCTGGCGATCGTCTCCCGGGAACGGGTGCGGGACGAGTTCTCCAAGCTGATGCTGGGCCACAGCCCGTCGGCGGCGCTGCGCCTCGCCACCGAGGTGGGCCTGGCCGACGAGTTCATGCCCGAGCTCTCCCGCCTGCGCCTGGAGCAGGACCCGATCCACCGCCACAAGGACGTGTTCGCCCACACGCTGGCCGTCCTGGACAACGCCATCGCCCTGGAGTCCGAGGGCCCCGACCTGGTGCTGCGCCTGGCCGCCCTGTTTCACGACGTCGGCAAGCCCAAGACCCGGGCGATCACCGAGGAGGGGGTCACCTTCCACCACCACGAGGTGGTGGGGGCGGAGATGACCGAAGTCCGCATGCGCGAGCTGCGCTTCCCCGGCTCGGTCATCGCAGAGGTGCGCCAGCTGGTCTACCTGCACCTGCGCCTGCACACCTACCGCCTGGGCTGGACGGACAAGGCGGTGCGCCGCTACGTGCGCGACGCCGGGGCGCTGCTGGGCAAGCTCAACACCCTGGTGCGCTCGGACTGCACGACCCGCAATGAGCGCAAGGCCGCCCAGCTCTCCGCCCGGATGGACCAGCTGGAGGAGCGCATCCGGGAGCTGGCCGCCCGGGAGGAGCTCATGGCACTCCGGCCGGCGCTCGACGGAGTGCAGGTGATGGAGCATCTCGGCATCCGGCCTGGTCCGCGGGTGGGCCAGGCACTGGCCTTCCTGATGGAGATCCGGCTGGACGAGGGTGAGATTGGCGAGGAGGAGGCCTACCAGCGCCTCGACGGCTGGTGGGCGGAACAGGACCGGAAGGAGACCGCATGA
- a CDS encoding methyltransferase domain-containing protein: MTTVPSPPGDWYVALARHLGDAYLGYEFTNGTAQEVSFLAQTLDTKPGERLLDVGCGPGRHAIEFEKRGLKVVGVDIAPTFIAMAHKQAAASGVAPSFFEMDAREMPFDSEFDVAISLCQGAFGLGLADLQILRGMRKALKPGGRMALGAANVFYVLTHTPLLGAPLSPPPVGTEPAAGDFDAVKMLYRARVEGIVGEGGAQGTFDIWNSCYTPRELEWIANGAGLDPEAVFGVSPGNYHRDPPTFDDPELLLIARRP, from the coding sequence ATGACCACGGTTCCGTCGCCCCCGGGCGACTGGTACGTGGCGCTCGCCCGCCACTTGGGCGACGCCTACCTCGGCTACGAGTTCACCAACGGCACCGCCCAGGAGGTGTCCTTCCTGGCCCAGACCCTCGACACGAAGCCGGGCGAGCGCCTGCTCGACGTCGGGTGCGGGCCGGGCCGGCATGCCATCGAGTTCGAGAAGCGGGGGCTGAAGGTGGTCGGCGTGGATATCGCCCCCACCTTCATCGCCATGGCCCATAAGCAGGCGGCGGCCTCCGGCGTGGCGCCGTCCTTCTTCGAGATGGACGCCCGTGAGATGCCCTTCGACAGCGAGTTCGACGTGGCGATCTCGTTGTGCCAAGGGGCATTCGGCCTCGGCCTGGCGGACCTGCAGATCCTCCGGGGCATGCGCAAAGCGCTGAAGCCGGGCGGCCGGATGGCCCTGGGAGCGGCCAACGTCTTCTACGTGCTGACCCACACGCCGCTGCTCGGGGCGCCGCTGTCCCCGCCTCCGGTGGGGACCGAGCCGGCAGCGGGCGATTTCGACGCGGTGAAGATGCTGTACCGGGCGCGGGTGGAGGGCATCGTGGGCGAAGGCGGGGCGCAGGGCACCTTCGACATCTGGAACTCGTGCTACACGCCGCGGGAGCTGGAGTGGATCGCCAATGGCGCCGGGCTGGACCCCGAGGCGGTGTTCGGCGTCTCGCCGGGCAACTACCACCGGGACCCACCCACCTTCGACGATCCCGAGTTGCTGCTGATCGCCCGCCGGCCATAA
- a CDS encoding protein kinase, which produces MRQPGSPLGTSYVLEEVIGRGPNGEVWKAAGRAPGLPAAIKVLSADLAGDPELVSRFLAERSLVLGLRHPNLVRVRDLVAEGGTLAIVMDLVPGEDLHALLRRTGPLDPRAACGLLSGVARALATVHAAGLVHGDVKPTNVLVNLQSTPPVALLTDVGMATIAHAGPGTGPGTSEYTAPELVSGARPTPAADLYACGVVLYEAVTGQPPFRGADPDQTRQRHVEQAATRPEGLADDMWEAIASLLAKWPGSRPGAEEAALHLTSLAGGLAPSLPVASPEAAPAPAVGPPAPAPAVGPPPAPERPGARGRRLLPPTLGAGAILAAVVAAAVLLGRGGSARPATYHFPAETSGGVSVQRTWALAPSGTLTEQLQITNAGTTTTTGASYDEVIPKSLAATARSVTFSPQPQTVVRADPVVRYTFGGLAPGDSREVAFTVHVARPGTPERRLASLAGDQRAAESAYRASGAPPVATLASLSVVPPSVTMQVGKSATLAVSGTMSDGSPAAAGLLQGVTWTASAAGIGDATGTVVRATGPGRAHFTATVGSVRAGFDLIVTAASPTPKPDPPPTRPGPTPKPSPPSTKPSPPPSPDQAFPACAKPPSPQPGLVTATVNAVYLFRLCNPKTGFRLYTTSATKIDQYLAAGDAPEGILAVLASVATPTAVPLYELQDAQGRQYIATSAQRISQLAAQVGAQVVGTLGYAAPSTGAPGSSTVPLYELGSTMYGSIYTREPGERSQLLAAGWKDLGIVYYVP; this is translated from the coding sequence GTGAGGCAGCCGGGTTCACCCCTGGGCACCTCCTATGTGCTGGAGGAGGTGATCGGCCGGGGACCCAACGGGGAGGTCTGGAAGGCCGCCGGACGGGCCCCGGGCCTCCCGGCGGCCATCAAGGTGCTGTCCGCCGATTTGGCCGGGGATCCCGAGCTGGTCAGCCGCTTCCTTGCCGAGCGCTCCCTCGTGCTGGGGCTGCGCCACCCCAACCTGGTGCGGGTGCGCGACCTGGTGGCCGAGGGCGGGACCCTGGCGATCGTCATGGACCTCGTCCCGGGGGAGGACCTCCACGCGCTCCTCCGGCGCACCGGCCCGCTGGACCCACGGGCGGCCTGCGGGCTGCTGAGCGGGGTGGCCCGGGCACTCGCCACCGTCCACGCCGCCGGCCTGGTCCACGGCGACGTCAAGCCCACCAACGTTCTGGTGAACCTCCAGAGCACGCCCCCGGTGGCCCTGCTCACCGACGTGGGCATGGCCACCATCGCCCATGCCGGGCCGGGCACCGGACCGGGCACGTCGGAGTACACAGCGCCCGAGCTGGTGAGTGGCGCCCGGCCGACACCGGCGGCCGATCTGTACGCCTGCGGGGTGGTCCTGTACGAGGCCGTCACCGGACAGCCGCCCTTTCGGGGCGCGGACCCTGACCAGACCCGCCAGCGCCACGTCGAACAGGCCGCCACCCGGCCGGAGGGTCTGGCCGACGATATGTGGGAGGCCATTGCCAGCCTCCTCGCCAAGTGGCCGGGCAGCCGCCCGGGAGCCGAGGAGGCCGCACTCCATCTGACGTCCCTGGCCGGAGGGCTGGCACCCTCCCTGCCCGTGGCGTCGCCTGAAGCTGCCCCGGCCCCCGCGGTCGGCCCGCCGGCCCCGGCCCCCGCGGTCGGCCCGCCACCCGCTCCCGAGCGCCCCGGGGCCCGGGGGCGCCGCCTCCTCCCGCCGACGCTGGGTGCCGGCGCCATCCTGGCGGCAGTTGTGGCCGCCGCCGTGCTCCTCGGCCGGGGCGGGTCGGCGAGGCCGGCCACCTACCACTTCCCGGCCGAGACCTCGGGAGGGGTCAGCGTGCAGCGCACGTGGGCCCTGGCCCCGTCCGGCACGCTGACCGAGCAGCTGCAGATCACGAATGCCGGCACCACCACCACCACCGGGGCCAGCTACGACGAGGTCATCCCCAAATCCCTGGCCGCCACGGCTCGATCGGTCACCTTCAGCCCGCAGCCCCAGACGGTGGTGCGGGCCGATCCGGTCGTGCGCTACACGTTCGGTGGCCTCGCCCCCGGCGACTCCCGGGAGGTTGCCTTCACGGTCCACGTCGCCCGGCCCGGGACTCCCGAGCGGCGCCTCGCCAGCCTCGCCGGCGACCAGCGGGCCGCCGAGTCGGCGTACCGGGCATCGGGAGCGCCGCCCGTGGCCACGCTCGCCTCGCTGAGCGTCGTCCCGCCGTCGGTCACCATGCAGGTGGGCAAGTCGGCCACTCTTGCGGTCTCCGGCACCATGAGCGACGGGTCTCCGGCAGCAGCCGGACTGCTTCAGGGCGTCACCTGGACCGCGTCCGCCGCCGGTATCGGGGACGCGACGGGCACCGTGGTGCGGGCCACTGGCCCGGGCCGGGCCCACTTCACGGCGACGGTAGGGAGTGTACGCGCCGGTTTCGACCTGATCGTGACGGCCGCCAGCCCCACCCCGAAACCGGACCCGCCCCCGACCAGGCCCGGCCCAACCCCGAAACCGAGCCCGCCTTCGACGAAACCCAGCCCGCCGCCCTCGCCCGACCAGGCCTTCCCGGCGTGCGCCAAGCCGCCCAGCCCCCAACCGGGCCTGGTCACGGCCACGGTCAACGCCGTGTACCTGTTCCGGCTGTGCAACCCCAAGACCGGGTTCCGCCTCTACACCACCAGCGCGACCAAGATCGATCAGTACCTGGCCGCCGGCGACGCGCCCGAGGGGATCCTCGCCGTGCTCGCCAGCGTCGCCACCCCGACCGCGGTCCCGCTCTACGAACTGCAGGACGCCCAGGGGCGCCAGTACATCGCGACGAGCGCACAGCGCATCTCGCAACTGGCTGCCCAGGTGGGGGCGCAGGTGGTGGGGACCCTCGGTTACGCAGCGCCCAGCACCGGGGCCCCGGGCAGTTCGACCGTGCCGCTCTACGAGCTGGGCAGCACCATGTACGGGTCGATCTACACCCGGGAACCGGGCGAACGCAGCCAGCTCCTCGCCGCGGGGTGGAAGGACCTCGGCATCGTCTACTACGTCCCGTGA
- a CDS encoding glutamate decarboxylase, giving the protein MPLHRHVSGQRGQAPLDVRPQFVLPGEIGEVPRFRMPPRGLGPETAYQVIHDELMLDGNARLNLATFVTTWMDRRAGELMVECADKNMIDKDEYPQTAELERRCVSMLADLWHASSAEEATGCSTTGSSEACMLGGLALKWRWRKARAAADQPIDQPNLVMGANVQVCWEKFCRYWDVEARLVPVGGPSGATHLTAEAAVAHCDENTIGVVAVLGSTYDGAYEPVLDIATALDAVQAQHGWDIPVHVDGASGAFVAPFADPDLRWDFAIPRVASINTSGHKYGLVYPGVGWVVWRDAAALPEELVFKVDYLGGEMPTFALNFSRPGAQVAAQYYNFLHLGFDGYRRVMLSCRENARWLAEQIAAAGPFELVSQGEGIPAFAFRLREGVPYSVFDISELIRVAGWLVPAYHMPPDLEEVAVLRIVVRDDFSRDLGGALLADLKRVTDRLGKRVDTPNDQTRTGFHH; this is encoded by the coding sequence ATGCCACTGCACCGCCACGTATCGGGTCAGCGGGGCCAGGCCCCGCTCGACGTCCGGCCCCAATTCGTCCTCCCCGGGGAGATCGGTGAGGTGCCGCGGTTCCGGATGCCCCCCCGGGGCCTGGGCCCGGAGACCGCCTACCAGGTCATCCACGACGAGCTGATGCTGGACGGCAATGCCCGCCTGAACCTCGCCACGTTCGTCACCACCTGGATGGACCGCCGGGCGGGCGAGCTGATGGTGGAGTGCGCCGACAAGAACATGATCGACAAGGACGAGTACCCCCAGACGGCTGAGCTGGAACGGCGCTGCGTCAGCATGCTCGCCGACCTGTGGCACGCCTCGTCCGCCGAGGAGGCCACCGGATGCTCCACCACCGGCTCCAGCGAGGCCTGCATGCTGGGCGGCCTGGCGCTCAAGTGGCGCTGGCGGAAGGCCCGGGCGGCGGCGGACCAGCCCATCGACCAGCCGAACCTGGTGATGGGTGCCAATGTCCAGGTGTGCTGGGAGAAGTTCTGCCGCTACTGGGACGTGGAGGCCCGTCTGGTCCCGGTCGGGGGGCCGTCGGGCGCCACCCACCTGACCGCGGAGGCCGCCGTGGCCCACTGCGACGAGAACACCATCGGCGTCGTCGCCGTCCTTGGCTCCACCTACGACGGCGCCTACGAGCCGGTCCTCGACATCGCCACCGCACTCGACGCCGTGCAGGCCCAACACGGCTGGGACATCCCGGTGCACGTGGACGGGGCCTCGGGGGCCTTCGTCGCCCCGTTTGCCGATCCCGACCTCCGGTGGGACTTCGCCATCCCCCGGGTGGCGTCGATCAACACCTCGGGCCACAAGTACGGGCTGGTGTATCCCGGGGTCGGGTGGGTGGTGTGGCGGGATGCGGCCGCCCTCCCCGAGGAGTTGGTCTTCAAGGTGGACTACCTGGGCGGCGAGATGCCCACCTTCGCCCTCAACTTCTCCCGGCCGGGGGCCCAGGTGGCGGCCCAGTACTACAACTTCCTGCATCTGGGGTTCGACGGGTACCGGCGGGTGATGCTGTCGTGCCGGGAGAACGCCCGCTGGCTGGCCGAGCAGATCGCCGCCGCCGGCCCCTTCGAGCTGGTGTCCCAGGGCGAGGGCATCCCGGCATTCGCCTTCCGCCTGCGGGAGGGGGTTCCCTACTCCGTTTTCGACATTTCCGAGCTCATCCGGGTTGCCGGCTGGCTGGTGCCCGCCTACCACATGCCGCCCGACCTGGAGGAGGTGGCGGTGCTGCGCATCGTGGTGCGGGACGACTTCAGCCGGGATCTGGGCGGCGCCCTCCTGGCGGACCTCAAGCGGGTGACCGACCGGCTGGGCAAGCGGGTCGATACCCCCAACGACCAGACCAGGACCGGTTTCCACCACTAA